The following proteins are encoded in a genomic region of Lactiplantibacillus plantarum:
- a CDS encoding glycoside hydrolase family 1 protein → MYSKTMPTGFPKNFLWGGATAANQVEGGWNVDGKGLTTAEVVQKATDRKVMSMNEVTKESVQAAIDDQTDKLYPKRRGVDFYHHYKEDIKLFAEMGFKVYRLSLAWARIFPKGDETEPNEAGLKFYDNVFAECHKYGIEPLVTISHYEMPLNLTLTNNGWASRKTIADFTRYTEVLFKRYKGVVKYWLTFNEINASTWGFTGTGAIDSDLSLHDQMQLRYQALHHEFVASAIAVKQCHEIDPEAQIGSMLARMQTYANTPNPADVRAAQLQDQLNLFFTDVQVRGEYPEYMNRYFAENGIELTMAAGDEQLLAEGKVDYLSFSYYMTTITSATDDVEQASGNLSMGGKNPYLKSSAWGWQIDPVGLRITLNEFWDRYRVPLFVVENGLGAEDEISADGKIHDDYRIDYLRQHIEQMKEAVKDGVDLMGYTTWGCIDVISAGTSEMSKRYGFIYVDQDDEGNGSLKRMKKDSFDWYKKVIASNGEDLG, encoded by the coding sequence ATGTATTCAAAAACAATGCCAACTGGCTTTCCAAAGAACTTTTTGTGGGGCGGCGCGACTGCTGCCAACCAAGTTGAAGGGGGTTGGAACGTTGATGGGAAGGGCCTAACAACTGCTGAAGTTGTTCAGAAGGCTACTGACCGCAAAGTAATGTCGATGAACGAGGTTACTAAAGAGAGTGTCCAAGCTGCCATTGATGATCAAACGGATAAGCTCTATCCTAAGCGCCGTGGCGTCGACTTCTATCATCACTACAAGGAAGATATTAAGCTATTCGCGGAAATGGGCTTCAAGGTATACCGCCTATCCTTAGCATGGGCTCGGATCTTTCCTAAAGGTGATGAAACTGAACCTAATGAAGCTGGTTTGAAGTTTTATGACAATGTTTTTGCTGAATGTCACAAGTATGGTATTGAGCCCCTAGTGACCATTTCCCACTATGAAATGCCATTAAACCTAACATTAACGAATAATGGCTGGGCAAGTCGCAAGACAATTGCAGATTTCACTCGCTATACTGAAGTGCTATTCAAACGCTATAAGGGTGTTGTGAAGTACTGGCTAACGTTCAATGAAATTAACGCTTCAACTTGGGGATTTACTGGTACTGGTGCAATTGATAGTGATCTAAGCTTACATGATCAAATGCAATTACGCTACCAAGCGCTACATCATGAGTTTGTTGCAAGTGCAATTGCAGTTAAGCAGTGTCACGAGATTGATCCTGAGGCCCAAATTGGCTCAATGCTTGCGCGGATGCAAACTTATGCCAATACGCCTAATCCAGCTGATGTTCGGGCGGCCCAATTGCAAGATCAATTGAATTTGTTCTTTACTGACGTACAGGTACGTGGTGAATATCCAGAATATATGAACCGGTACTTTGCAGAAAACGGGATTGAATTAACGATGGCAGCTGGCGATGAACAATTGTTAGCTGAAGGCAAGGTCGATTACTTAAGTTTTAGTTACTATATGACGACGATTACTTCGGCGACTGATGATGTTGAACAAGCCAGTGGTAACTTATCAATGGGTGGTAAAAATCCATACTTGAAATCCAGTGCCTGGGGCTGGCAGATTGACCCAGTTGGTTTACGGATTACCTTGAACGAGTTCTGGGATCGCTATCGGGTACCATTATTCGTTGTTGAGAACGGCTTGGGTGCCGAAGATGAAATCAGCGCCGATGGTAAGATTCATGATGATTATCGGATTGACTACTTACGTCAACATATTGAACAGATGAAAGAAGCAGTCAAGGATGGTGTTGATTTGATGGGCTACACGACCTGGGGTTGCATTGATGTCATTAGTGCCGGTACATCCGAAATGTCTAAGCGGTATGGCTTCATCTATGTCGATCAAGATGATGAAGGTAATGGTAGTTTGAAGCGGATGAAGAAAGACTCATTTGACTGGTATAAGAAAGTAATTGCTTCGAATGGGGAAGATTTGGGATAG
- a CDS encoding glycoside hydrolase family 1 protein, producing MSEFPEGFLWGGATAANQLEGGYQEGGRGLSIADALPGGKDRFKIVSQPDFDWTIDTDKYTYPNHEGIDFYHHYKEDIALFAEMGFKCYRFSIAWSRIFPNGDETQPNEAGLKFYDDVIDECLANNIEPVITISHYELPLNLAKRYGGWKNRYLIEFYETFARTILTRYASKVKYWMTFNEINSAAHFPVMGQGLVPSTGANDKKNVFQAWHNQFVASAKAVKIAHELRDDIQVGCMILYATSYAYDSNPVNQLANLQHNQDFNFFCADVQVRGAYPTYTKRLLAEYNLTFDDLETTDGDLALLQQYPVDYIGFSYYMSSAVETTGSVTDTVAGNLMGGVKNPFLKASDWGWQIDPTGLRIALNELYDRYQKPLFVVENGLGAIDKPDKNFYVEDDYRIDYLKQHIEAMAGAIDDGVDLMGYTPWGCIDLVSASTGEMSKRYGFIYVDLDDQGHGTLARYPKKSFYWYQDVIKHNGLTKK from the coding sequence ATGTCAGAGTTCCCAGAAGGATTTCTATGGGGCGGCGCGACTGCTGCCAACCAGTTAGAAGGTGGCTACCAAGAAGGTGGTCGTGGCTTATCGATTGCGGATGCGTTACCAGGTGGCAAAGACCGATTTAAAATCGTTAGTCAACCAGATTTTGACTGGACGATCGATACAGATAAGTACACCTATCCGAACCATGAAGGTATTGATTTCTATCATCATTACAAAGAAGATATTGCACTGTTTGCCGAAATGGGTTTCAAGTGTTATCGTTTCTCAATTGCATGGTCACGAATTTTTCCAAACGGTGATGAAACGCAACCTAACGAAGCCGGATTAAAGTTTTATGATGATGTGATTGACGAATGCTTGGCCAATAATATTGAACCAGTGATTACAATCTCACATTATGAATTGCCATTGAACTTGGCCAAACGGTATGGTGGCTGGAAGAACCGGTATTTGATTGAATTCTACGAAACTTTCGCGCGGACCATCTTAACGCGTTATGCTTCAAAGGTTAAGTATTGGATGACCTTCAACGAAATCAATAGTGCGGCACATTTTCCGGTGATGGGCCAAGGATTAGTGCCATCGACGGGTGCTAATGACAAAAAGAACGTTTTTCAGGCATGGCACAATCAGTTTGTGGCCAGTGCTAAGGCAGTCAAAATCGCCCACGAATTGCGAGACGATATTCAGGTTGGCTGTATGATTCTCTATGCCACTAGTTATGCTTATGATTCGAACCCAGTTAACCAGCTGGCTAATTTGCAGCATAATCAAGATTTCAACTTCTTCTGTGCGGATGTTCAAGTACGTGGAGCTTATCCGACCTATACCAAGCGACTGCTGGCTGAATATAATCTGACCTTTGATGATCTGGAGACCACAGATGGCGACTTGGCATTACTACAACAATATCCAGTTGATTATATTGGGTTTAGTTATTATATGTCGAGCGCGGTGGAAACCACGGGTAGTGTAACCGATACTGTTGCTGGTAACCTGATGGGCGGCGTCAAGAATCCATTTTTGAAGGCGAGTGACTGGGGTTGGCAGATTGACCCAACCGGGTTACGGATTGCGTTAAATGAGCTATATGATCGCTATCAGAAACCGTTGTTTGTGGTTGAAAATGGCCTAGGTGCGATTGATAAACCTGATAAGAATTTCTATGTTGAAGATGATTATCGCATTGATTATTTGAAGCAACATATTGAAGCGATGGCTGGTGCCATTGATGATGGCGTCGATTTGATGGGCTACACACCATGGGGTTGCATCGACCTTGTTAGTGCATCAACTGGCGAGATGAGTAAGCGGTATGGCTTTATTTACGTGGACCTAGATGATCAGGGCCACGGGACGTTAGCTCGCTATCCCAAGAAGTCGTTCTACTGGTATCAAGATGTGATTAAGCATAATGGGCTGACAAAGAAATAG